In one Synergistaceae bacterium genomic region, the following are encoded:
- the yvcK gene encoding uridine diphosphate-N-acetylglucosamine-binding protein YvcK, which translates to MIDWAIGFSVGMFTALFLLVVFDLRLLRVSRFKFRDPLKNAIAHRLSAGPNIVAVGGGTGLSTLLQGLKGYTRNITAVVAVTDEGGSSGRLRTEWGVLPPGDVRNCMVALAENDNALKQLLDFRFDRGELTGHSLGNLLLLAVSELCGDFRLAVEQMNHLLAIRGKVLPVTTEAITLMGETKNGEKARGELEISHYGYNLKSIWLEPVGAKPLPEVLRAVDEADLIVLGPGSLFTSVIPNLLLPEFAKKLRDSPVPKVYICNLMTQPEETEGMDIVAHLQWVSAALGATPDYILVNNEHIPDDLATSYNQEGAMPLYLDRHQRKKIAQLGSAVIELPAIQITNEKLLRHNAYKLAEMLFRLCRELRVKD; encoded by the coding sequence GTGATAGACTGGGCCATCGGGTTCTCCGTGGGGATGTTCACGGCTTTGTTTTTGTTGGTAGTTTTCGACCTTCGCCTGTTGCGCGTGTCTCGTTTCAAATTCAGAGATCCTCTCAAGAACGCCATTGCCCACCGCCTCTCCGCCGGTCCGAACATCGTGGCGGTGGGAGGGGGGACTGGTCTTTCTACACTGTTGCAGGGGCTGAAGGGGTATACCCGCAACATCACTGCCGTGGTGGCGGTCACCGACGAGGGAGGAAGCTCAGGCCGTCTCCGAACCGAGTGGGGCGTGCTGCCCCCCGGAGACGTGCGCAACTGCATGGTGGCACTGGCTGAAAACGACAACGCCTTGAAGCAGCTTCTGGATTTTCGCTTCGATAGGGGAGAGCTAACCGGCCACAGCTTAGGAAACTTGCTACTGTTGGCGGTGTCGGAGTTGTGCGGCGATTTTCGCCTGGCCGTGGAACAAATGAACCACCTACTGGCGATCCGCGGAAAAGTCCTGCCAGTGACCACCGAGGCCATCACCTTGATGGGGGAGACCAAAAACGGGGAAAAAGCTCGGGGTGAGTTGGAGATTTCCCACTATGGATACAATCTGAAGAGCATCTGGCTGGAACCTGTGGGGGCAAAGCCGCTACCTGAGGTCCTGCGCGCCGTGGATGAGGCCGACCTCATTGTTCTGGGGCCGGGGAGCCTTTTCACCAGTGTCATCCCCAACCTGCTCCTGCCAGAGTTCGCGAAAAAGCTCCGGGATTCCCCTGTTCCCAAAGTGTACATCTGCAACCTCATGACCCAGCCGGAGGAGACCGAGGGCATGGACATCGTTGCGCATCTGCAATGGGTATCCGCGGCTTTGGGTGCCACCCCTGATTACATTCTCGTCAACAACGAGCACATCCCCGACGACCTGGCCACTAGTTACAACCAAGAAGGAGCAATGCCCCTTTACCTGGATAGACACCAGCGAAAAAAGATCGCCCAGCTCGGCAGCGCGGTCATCGAACTGCCCGCGATCCAGATCACGAATGAGAAGCTCCTGCGACACAACGCCTACAAGCTCGCCGAGATGTTGTTTCGTCTTTGCCGAGAGCTGAGAGTCAAGGACTGA
- a CDS encoding DUF262 domain-containing HNH endonuclease family protein: MANELQSLSVLFQNRLFRIPDYQRGYAWKYEQLADFWEDLLNLHKDRYHYTGLLSLKAITRKDRRLWHEDDWLLDHGFKPFHVVDGQQRLTTFSILMNEITVFVKNIDKNSDKLDSEIFLGIESLKDIKAKYVLRKRPPENIVTTYLFGYETDNPSFDYLKYRIFKEPFGGTVSESYYTKNLKYAKTFFADNLEVMYKSDGMDGIELLYKKLTLQLMFNLHEIEDDYDVYVAFETMNNRGKKLTNLELLKNRLIYLTTLFDDKQLDTRDKEQLRQNINDTWKEVYFQLGRNQNTPLSDDDFLRAHWITYFQYSRKRGDDYISFLLRKFSAKNVFEKFTVATQVDISEALPALGFEATNEDDDDIIDETVELKPVRGSKLAYTEIRDYVNALKVLAEYWYYSYFPNDDTFALTDEEKVWIDKLNRVGIGHFRPLVATVLATANSTTVAERIALFQEIERFLFISFRVGGFNASYKSSYYYNKARDIMRGNTTLPSIVSDLTANIDKNMDEAIAQFITRTHRRFSAGEGFYSWHGLGYFLYEYEYVLATRNKLQKINWNLFTNIEKDRVTIEHILPRTPAKWYWRNHFRQYTSDEVKLLSASLGNLLPLAQSINSSLQNDSFPDKKTPLSSKRRGYVNGSHSEIEVASEQDWTARSILNRGLSLLNFMESRWRFSLNDEQKAQLLHIEFVNDGRAEIPELPKGEE; encoded by the coding sequence ATGGCCAATGAACTTCAATCTTTATCAGTCCTTTTTCAAAATAGGTTGTTTCGCATACCCGACTATCAGCGAGGTTATGCCTGGAAATATGAGCAGCTAGCGGATTTTTGGGAGGATCTGCTAAATTTGCACAAAGACAGATATCATTACACAGGGTTACTTTCACTAAAGGCAATCACTCGAAAAGATCGGCGTTTATGGCATGAAGACGATTGGCTGCTTGATCATGGATTTAAGCCATTTCACGTTGTGGATGGACAGCAACGTCTAACCACGTTCTCCATTTTGATGAATGAAATAACGGTTTTTGTGAAAAACATCGATAAAAACAGTGATAAGCTGGATAGCGAGATATTTCTGGGGATAGAATCACTGAAAGACATTAAAGCAAAGTATGTCCTCCGAAAACGACCTCCGGAGAATATCGTGACAACGTACCTTTTCGGATATGAAACCGACAATCCAAGTTTCGACTATCTCAAATACAGGATCTTCAAAGAACCCTTCGGAGGCACGGTTTCTGAAAGTTACTACACAAAGAACCTGAAATACGCTAAAACATTTTTTGCCGACAATCTTGAGGTAATGTATAAAAGTGATGGAATGGACGGAATCGAGCTACTGTACAAGAAGCTAACTCTGCAACTCATGTTCAATCTCCACGAAATTGAAGATGATTATGACGTTTACGTTGCATTTGAAACGATGAACAACCGGGGCAAAAAGCTAACAAATTTGGAGCTGCTGAAAAACCGCCTCATATACCTCACGACCCTTTTCGATGACAAGCAGCTCGATACGAGAGACAAAGAGCAACTTCGGCAAAATATCAACGATACTTGGAAAGAGGTGTATTTCCAACTTGGGCGTAACCAGAATACGCCTCTATCCGATGACGATTTCCTCCGCGCACACTGGATCACTTATTTTCAGTATTCAAGGAAGCGTGGTGATGACTATATTAGTTTTTTACTGAGAAAATTCTCGGCAAAAAATGTATTCGAGAAATTTACCGTCGCCACGCAGGTCGATATTTCTGAAGCGTTACCAGCACTTGGCTTTGAAGCTACGAATGAAGACGATGACGATATTATTGACGAAACAGTCGAGTTGAAACCCGTTCGGGGTTCTAAACTCGCCTACACAGAGATCCGCGATTATGTGAACGCTCTAAAAGTGTTAGCCGAATATTGGTATTACAGCTATTTCCCGAATGACGACACATTCGCTCTTACGGACGAAGAAAAGGTATGGATAGACAAACTGAACCGTGTCGGTATCGGGCACTTCAGACCGCTTGTCGCTACTGTACTCGCTACAGCGAATAGCACTACTGTTGCAGAACGTATTGCGCTTTTTCAGGAAATTGAAAGATTTCTCTTTATATCATTTCGTGTCGGCGGTTTCAATGCGAGTTATAAGAGCAGTTATTATTACAATAAAGCACGAGATATTATGCGAGGTAACACAACCTTGCCTTCAATTGTAAGTGATTTAACTGCAAATATTGATAAGAATATGGACGAGGCCATCGCCCAATTTATTACACGCACCCACAGACGTTTCAGTGCAGGGGAAGGATTCTACAGCTGGCATGGACTCGGTTATTTCTTATACGAGTATGAGTATGTTTTGGCTACTCGCAACAAATTGCAGAAAATTAATTGGAATCTATTCACTAATATCGAAAAGGACAGGGTGACTATTGAGCATATTCTCCCACGAACACCGGCGAAATGGTATTGGCGTAATCACTTCAGACAATACACCAGTGATGAAGTCAAACTGCTATCGGCCTCTTTGGGCAATTTGCTTCCACTCGCCCAGAGTATTAATTCTTCATTGCAAAACGATAGTTTCCCTGATAAGAAAACCCCCCTCTCTTCCAAGCGTAGAGGTTATGTAAATGGTTCACATTCTGAAATTGAGGTGGCTTCAGAGCAGGATTGGACAGCGCGAAGTATATTGAATCGCGGACTGTCGCTACTGAATTTCATGGAGTCGAGGTGGAGATTTTCACTTAATGATGAGCAGAAAGCGCAGCTACTTCACATCGAGTTTGTGAACGATGGACGCGCGGAAATACCTGAACTGCCGAAAGGCGAAGAATGA
- a CDS encoding response regulator transcription factor — protein sequence MTEKRLGDSLSVSRSSKRRLTIFLADDHPMTRAGLVAWLEREEGIELIGQAVDGESAWQGIRDSKPDVAMLDIEMPSGNGIDITKRVVKEQPETNVLILTAYNAQQYVMAAIRAGAKGFLLKTAPFDQVRKAIFDVAKGIFYLDAAVSLKDSLKEPEELSPREKEVLLLAGQGMSAHEVGARLSITDRTVQAHLASIYGKLGARNKTEAILIALKRGVALLDELHIEVPAMEDR from the coding sequence ATGACGGAAAAAAGACTCGGCGACTCTCTCAGCGTGTCGCGTTCATCGAAGCGCCGCCTGACGATCTTTTTGGCCGACGATCATCCTATGACGCGGGCCGGTCTCGTGGCTTGGCTGGAGCGAGAAGAAGGAATCGAACTGATAGGGCAGGCCGTCGATGGAGAAAGCGCTTGGCAAGGAATAAGGGATTCGAAGCCCGACGTGGCTATGTTAGACATCGAAATGCCCAGCGGAAACGGCATCGACATCACTAAGCGAGTGGTGAAAGAACAACCCGAAACCAACGTGTTGATCCTGACGGCTTACAACGCGCAGCAATATGTCATGGCGGCCATCCGGGCTGGAGCGAAGGGGTTTCTGCTCAAAACGGCTCCTTTCGATCAGGTGCGCAAGGCGATTTTCGACGTGGCGAAGGGCATTTTTTACTTGGACGCCGCCGTTTCCCTCAAGGACAGCCTAAAGGAGCCGGAAGAGCTTTCGCCCCGGGAAAAGGAGGTCTTGTTACTGGCCGGACAAGGAATGTCGGCGCACGAGGTGGGCGCGCGGCTCTCCATCACCGACCGAACCGTACAGGCACATCTGGCCTCAATCTACGGCAAGCTCGGCGCGAGAAACAAAACGGAAGCTATTTTAATCGCCCTGAAAAGAGGCGTCGCTCTGCTGGACGAGCTGCACATCGAGGTCCCCGCGATGGAGGATCGCTGA
- the whiA gene encoding DNA-binding protein WhiA has translation MRSIAVELWDEWSSLPQRDEEADSAEVAGLLVALPFKKNEDKGLATLGSTRLWALRRLLKLWKNSRWRGVLNLAAYMRVPSDMKGRVELALPQKLYEEAVATERESWDWGRGFWGGCGALYSPRSGYYLVMRARADAALDQMGRMLRKSRVSWSERPVHGKREIILRDQEGIVSFLSKIGLVTVSLRVEDKAILRSMRDQANRMRNCDTANIKKTLSAAEEQRELALKLLEKGLLAILPVPLKALVEARLEHPEESLSDLGNRLSPPVTKSTVKYRWKRLQELAERE, from the coding sequence ATGCGTTCCATCGCGGTGGAGCTTTGGGACGAATGGTCGTCGCTACCCCAGAGAGACGAAGAAGCCGACTCGGCGGAGGTGGCAGGGTTGCTCGTCGCCCTACCGTTCAAGAAAAACGAAGATAAAGGTTTGGCTACTCTCGGCAGCACCCGGTTGTGGGCTTTGCGTCGTTTGCTGAAGCTCTGGAAGAATTCCCGGTGGAGGGGTGTTCTGAATCTAGCCGCGTATATGCGTGTGCCCTCGGACATGAAAGGCCGAGTGGAGCTCGCTCTACCTCAAAAGCTGTACGAAGAAGCTGTGGCGACCGAGCGCGAAAGCTGGGACTGGGGCCGAGGTTTCTGGGGAGGTTGTGGGGCTCTTTATTCCCCAAGGTCCGGCTATTACCTCGTCATGAGGGCGAGAGCGGATGCGGCTCTCGATCAGATGGGACGGATGCTGCGCAAGTCTCGCGTCTCCTGGAGCGAACGGCCGGTTCACGGGAAGCGCGAAATCATCCTGAGAGACCAAGAGGGAATCGTCTCCTTTTTGAGCAAGATCGGACTTGTGACCGTTTCTCTTCGCGTGGAAGACAAGGCGATTCTCCGTTCCATGCGGGACCAAGCCAACCGAATGCGCAACTGCGACACGGCCAATATCAAAAAGACCCTCTCGGCCGCCGAGGAACAGCGGGAACTGGCGTTGAAGCTCTTGGAGAAAGGGCTTCTGGCGATATTGCCTGTACCCTTAAAAGCCCTCGTCGAGGCTCGCCTGGAGCACCCGGAGGAGTCTCTTTCTGATCTGGGCAACCGCCTCTCCCCGCCCGTGACGAAAAGCACGGTGAAGTACCGCTGGAAACGTCTTCAGGAACTCGCAGAGCGGGAATAA
- the tnpA gene encoding IS200/IS605 family transposase gives MWCPKYRRKVLVGDVEIRLKELLYEKAEEIDVQIAKLEIMPDHIHAFVKTRVKTRPINAPHYIEPETEQSVAIVRQLKGYTARVLRLEFPHLLKMPSLWTRSYYCESVVNLL, from the coding sequence ATCTGGTGTCCAAAATATCGGCGCAAGGTGCTTGTTGGTGATGTAGAAATTCGACTCAAAGAACTTTTATACGAGAAAGCTGAGGAGATCGATGTTCAGATTGCGAAGCTTGAGATCATGCCGGATCACATTCACGCCTTTGTCAAAACACGTGTCAAAACGCGGCCTATAAACGCTCCTCACTATATCGAACCGGAAACCGAGCAGTCGGTCGCGATTGTCCGACAGCTCAAGGGCTATACCGCAAGAGTATTGCGCTTGGAATTTCCTCATCTCCTGAAAATGCCTTCCTTGTGGACACGTTCGTACTACTGTGAATCTGTTGTGAATCTGTTGTGA
- the selD gene encoding selenide, water dikinase SelD has translation MRLTEMSRTSGUAAKIGPVDLAQVLAEIPNIEDERILATWSGGEDAALWKIDDRRLGVLTVDFITPVLDDPFLWGQVAAANSISDVFAMGGRPVLALNVVGFPTKKLELDVLKKILEGGLSKTREAGAFLGGGHSVQDDEPKYGLVVYGEVEADRAWRTVGAQPGDLLILTKPLGTGIAVTGIKAGMIEDPRTEAEATRWMTTLNDTRKLGDDLCRTVHAATDVTGFGLVGHVLDMLGEGNLDLRLELKNIPLLPGILDLADTGMIPEGSYRNRVAYEDKARIEGKFKEAEVDLLFDAQTSGGLLLVMPPERTGEMLESCKKAGFVCASIIGEFTAGDGKIKIR, from the coding sequence CTGCGATTGACGGAAATGTCTAGAACAAGTGGGTGAGCGGCAAAAATAGGTCCGGTGGACCTGGCTCAAGTTTTGGCGGAAATTCCAAATATAGAGGACGAGCGAATCCTGGCAACTTGGAGCGGCGGAGAGGATGCGGCGTTGTGGAAAATCGACGACCGGCGTCTGGGCGTTCTGACGGTGGATTTCATCACCCCCGTACTGGATGATCCCTTTTTGTGGGGACAGGTGGCCGCGGCCAATTCCATCAGCGACGTATTCGCTATGGGCGGGCGGCCGGTGCTGGCGCTGAACGTGGTGGGTTTTCCCACGAAGAAATTGGAGCTGGATGTGCTGAAAAAAATCCTGGAAGGCGGCCTTTCAAAAACCCGGGAGGCGGGGGCCTTTTTGGGGGGAGGACACAGCGTCCAGGATGACGAGCCCAAATACGGTTTGGTTGTTTACGGCGAGGTGGAAGCGGACAGAGCCTGGCGTACTGTTGGTGCTCAGCCGGGGGATCTTTTGATCCTCACCAAACCTTTGGGTACAGGTATCGCTGTTACGGGAATCAAGGCGGGTATGATTGAGGACCCTCGGACCGAAGCGGAGGCCACGCGCTGGATGACGACCCTCAACGACACTCGAAAGCTGGGGGACGACCTCTGTCGGACGGTTCACGCGGCAACCGACGTCACGGGGTTCGGGCTGGTGGGCCATGTCCTGGACATGCTAGGCGAGGGAAATCTGGACCTTCGCCTCGAACTGAAGAACATTCCTCTTTTGCCGGGCATCTTGGATCTGGCGGACACGGGCATGATTCCAGAGGGCTCCTACAGAAACCGTGTCGCTTACGAAGACAAAGCCCGAATCGAAGGAAAATTCAAGGAAGCCGAAGTGGATCTCCTTTTCGATGCCCAGACTTCCGGGGGGCTCTTGTTGGTTATGCCTCCTGAAAGAACGGGGGAGATGCTGGAATCCTGCAAGAAAGCGGGCTTTGTTTGCGCTTCGATTATCGGCGAGTTCACGGCGGGTGACGGAAAAATAAAAATCCGTTAG
- a CDS encoding nucleoside phosphorylase, translating to MPETANRAAAPQNAHGGVHHLQLKQGDVPGYVLLPGDPERTKIISKNWNDVKEIASNREYKTVAGLYKGVALAATSTGIGGPSSEICIHELSVLGVHTCIRVGTTGCITPKFDLGDLIIPVACVRKDGTSDTYVAPEFPAFADTRVVIALIRACEKLGFRYGLGLNYTTGSFYIGQGRPLGDGGTGYWPSFAEKIIPDLIQARVTSIDMETAAQYVVGYLHGMRMGAVLSVIANRIFDCWGDNGGEEKACLVACEAMKILCESQSEAGNSIFS from the coding sequence ATGCCTGAAACAGCGAACCGGGCCGCTGCGCCCCAAAACGCTCATGGAGGTGTTCATCATCTGCAATTGAAACAGGGGGACGTGCCGGGATACGTTCTTCTGCCTGGTGACCCGGAACGGACAAAGATCATCTCGAAAAACTGGAACGACGTCAAGGAGATCGCGTCGAACCGGGAATATAAAACGGTAGCGGGTCTGTACAAAGGTGTAGCACTCGCCGCCACGTCTACCGGCATAGGTGGCCCAAGCTCCGAAATATGCATCCATGAGTTGAGCGTCCTTGGGGTTCACACCTGTATCAGGGTGGGCACGACGGGGTGTATCACACCGAAGTTCGACCTGGGGGATTTGATTATTCCCGTGGCGTGCGTGCGCAAAGACGGAACATCTGACACCTACGTTGCGCCGGAGTTTCCAGCATTTGCGGATACGCGCGTCGTGATAGCCCTCATTCGTGCCTGTGAAAAGCTGGGGTTTCGCTATGGGCTAGGTCTCAACTACACAACTGGGTCTTTTTATATTGGGCAAGGACGTCCTCTCGGCGACGGTGGGACCGGCTACTGGCCCAGCTTTGCTGAAAAAATCATCCCAGATCTGATACAGGCTCGAGTAACCAGTATCGACATGGAAACGGCGGCCCAATACGTGGTGGGATACCTCCATGGTATGCGCATGGGAGCTGTGCTATCGGTGATCGCCAACCGGATTTTTGACTGTTGGGGCGACAATGGAGGAGAAGAAAAAGCCTGCCTCGTCGCCTGCGAGGCCATGAAAATTTTGTGCGAAAGTCAAAGCGAGGCGGGGAATTCGATTTTCTCTTGA
- a CDS encoding asparaginase — protein MEKRVRGAKILLLTTGGTIASTASEGGFVPSLSGEELLSETNSSFNELNEYETETLSLFSKDSSNMHPKDWLVMAEGIRQNAQGKDAVVLLHGTDTLAWTSSSLSYLLRDFPTPVVLTGSMLPPGESDSDAPDNIAAAFRFASRLAADSRKGVSVAFDGLLIHGPRATKIDSHRKRAFVSVDYPLLGKARGEERRDVFLTGKIPNFSSKCFWDETPVFETEIALVPLFPGMRAASLDALVATASGANANRANANRANAPKAVVLEGYGLGGVPYIGENLLPSIEKGIQSGIPFVLRTQSPFGGTDPSIYEVGRKALDLGVLSAGNMTREALMTKLMLLLPLFKGQELAASLGTNFCDEIPDEIPEKSED, from the coding sequence ATGGAGAAACGTGTAAGAGGAGCGAAAATCTTGCTGCTTACCACAGGCGGCACCATCGCCTCAACAGCATCAGAGGGGGGCTTCGTGCCCAGTTTGTCCGGTGAGGAACTGTTATCTGAGACAAATTCCTCTTTCAATGAACTGAATGAATACGAAACGGAGACCCTCTCTCTTTTTTCCAAGGACAGCAGCAACATGCACCCAAAGGACTGGCTAGTCATGGCGGAGGGCATACGGCAAAACGCGCAGGGCAAGGACGCCGTGGTCTTGCTGCACGGAACAGACACCTTGGCCTGGACCTCCTCGTCCCTTTCCTACTTGTTGCGCGACTTCCCAACCCCTGTGGTTCTCACGGGTTCTATGCTGCCTCCAGGAGAATCGGATAGCGACGCCCCCGACAACATCGCGGCGGCGTTTCGATTCGCGTCGCGTTTGGCCGCGGACAGCCGCAAGGGCGTGAGCGTCGCTTTCGACGGCCTCTTGATTCACGGCCCCAGAGCCACCAAGATCGATAGCCACCGGAAGAGGGCTTTCGTCAGCGTGGACTATCCCTTATTAGGGAAGGCGCGGGGCGAGGAACGCCGGGACGTGTTCCTCACGGGCAAGATCCCGAACTTTTCCAGCAAGTGTTTCTGGGACGAGACGCCCGTTTTTGAAACGGAGATTGCCCTTGTGCCCCTTTTCCCAGGGATGAGGGCGGCAAGCCTCGACGCCCTGGTGGCGACGGCTAGTGGGGCGAACGCTAATAGGGCGAACGCTAATAGGGCGAACGCCCCCAAGGCCGTGGTGTTGGAGGGTTACGGGCTAGGCGGCGTTCCCTACATTGGCGAAAACCTCCTGCCGTCCATCGAGAAGGGCATCCAGTCGGGCATTCCTTTTGTTCTGCGGACGCAATCGCCTTTCGGGGGAACCGACCCCTCAATTTACGAAGTGGGACGAAAGGCGTTGGACCTGGGGGTTCTGTCCGCGGGAAATATGACGCGAGAGGCGTTGATGACGAAGCTGATGCTCCTTCTTCCTCTTTTTAAAGGGCAGGAGCTGGCGGCGTCGCTAGGAACAAATTTTTGCGACGAAATTCCAGACGAAATTCCAGAGAAATCTGAAGACTGA
- a CDS encoding ABC transporter permease subunit → MLTPNFWVVSVFLIVYSTVWSTLFATITGIMTIDKRYLDKAATLELSGIKRMTKVILPAASPSILSGFINSLRNIFVMLVYAEMYGSRYGMGFFVKKYSEFGLYDYTWGGFIFMVVVLVIVMQCFEKLKKSLLKWMIN, encoded by the coding sequence TTGCTTACCCCTAATTTTTGGGTGGTGTCGGTGTTTTTGATCGTGTACAGCACCGTTTGGTCGACCCTATTCGCCACAATAACCGGCATCATGACCATCGATAAACGTTATCTGGACAAGGCGGCCACATTGGAACTGAGCGGGATAAAGAGAATGACGAAGGTGATCTTGCCGGCGGCCAGTCCATCAATTCTGTCAGGCTTCATCAATTCCCTTCGCAATATCTTCGTGATGCTGGTGTACGCGGAGATGTACGGTTCGAGATACGGCATGGGTTTCTTTGTGAAAAAATACTCCGAGTTTGGCCTATATGACTACACTTGGGGAGGTTTTATCTTCATGGTCGTCGTGCTGGTTATCGTGATGCAGTGCTTTGAGAAACTGAAAAAATCCCTGTTGAAGTGGATGATTAATTGA
- the rapZ gene encoding RNase adapter RapZ, whose amino-acid sequence MENHRERVRQCIIVTGMSGAGKTTALKILEDQGFFAMDNIPPTLLPQLFHILSNHKAAVQTGIAVTIDIRSERLLDDFVSVLSLLRESAPNVRVLFLNAADEVLLSRFEQTRRRHPLGENLTAQEGIRRERLLLMPLLEDANVVIDTSLLDPQQCRKRLIDEFSGAAGGGVSLLLTSFGFKYSVPQDSNYVFDVRFLPNPFYVASLKSLSGKDQEVQTYLESFPETLAFMDACTRFLGFVIPRYLETGKAQLHVAVGCTGGRHRSVALAEWLFGCYRDTPGGVALNHRDIVRVQSL is encoded by the coding sequence GTGGAAAATCACAGGGAAAGGGTTCGGCAATGCATCATTGTGACGGGCATGTCCGGCGCGGGCAAGACAACGGCGCTAAAGATCCTGGAAGACCAAGGGTTTTTCGCGATGGACAACATTCCCCCTACGCTTTTGCCCCAATTGTTTCACATTTTGTCGAATCACAAAGCGGCTGTACAGACGGGAATAGCGGTAACCATCGACATTCGAAGCGAACGCCTCCTGGACGATTTCGTATCGGTCCTATCCCTTTTGAGGGAGTCTGCGCCCAACGTGCGAGTTCTTTTTCTGAACGCCGCCGACGAAGTTCTGCTCAGCCGGTTCGAGCAGACGCGGCGACGTCACCCTCTGGGAGAAAATCTCACTGCACAGGAGGGCATTCGCAGAGAACGCCTTTTGCTGATGCCCCTTCTTGAAGACGCCAACGTTGTGATCGACACGTCTCTGTTGGACCCGCAGCAATGCCGCAAACGCCTGATCGACGAGTTCAGCGGCGCGGCAGGCGGAGGGGTGTCGTTGTTGTTGACTTCTTTCGGATTCAAATACAGCGTACCGCAGGATAGCAACTACGTTTTCGATGTTCGGTTTCTCCCTAATCCCTTTTACGTCGCAAGTCTAAAATCGCTGTCGGGCAAGGACCAGGAGGTTCAAACCTACCTGGAGTCCTTCCCGGAGACGCTAGCTTTCATGGATGCCTGCACCCGCTTTTTGGGCTTCGTGATTCCCCGCTACTTGGAAACAGGTAAGGCACAGTTGCACGTGGCCGTTGGTTGCACGGGAGGTCGTCATCGCTCGGTAGCCTTAGCGGAATGGCTTTTCGGGTGCTACAGGGATACGCCGGGAGGCGTTGCCCTCAACCACAGAGATATCGTTAGAGTGCAGTCGTTGTGA
- the aroB gene encoding 3-dehydroquinate synthase, whose amino-acid sequence MEATKTLTVRLSGNEYDILIGDGLLKSLGDLLKSRCAKAIGGSVSVVTDENVWALYREPFSLSLTEAGIAFHVTVLPAGEGSKSPHGLSLLYDAFARQGMTRSQLVVVFGGGVPGDLGGFAAATWMRGVGFVQVPTTLIAQVDSSVGGKTAIDLPQGKNLVGAFHQPKLVVIDPLTLQTLPEREEKSGAAEVIKYGAIRSLSLFESLGVGGKPGDPDVIHECCRVKSEIVERDERDFGERMLLNFGHTFGHAIEKETGFERYRHGEAVAFGMTLAAAIGEKMGLTEPGSVNALRRVLNLHGLDADLNIQAQGDGARSARSDFTGLPETPGSGDPLALLPALAADKKSLGSGIQMVFLRRIGEAFVRHTTLPELEAALKAL is encoded by the coding sequence ATGGAAGCCACAAAAACTTTAACCGTCAGGCTATCGGGAAACGAATACGACATCCTAATCGGAGACGGGCTACTGAAAAGTCTCGGAGACCTTTTGAAAAGCCGGTGCGCGAAAGCGATCGGCGGTTCCGTTTCGGTGGTCACGGACGAGAACGTCTGGGCGCTTTACCGCGAGCCCTTTTCCCTCTCGCTGACCGAGGCCGGGATAGCCTTTCACGTCACGGTTCTACCCGCCGGCGAGGGGAGCAAATCTCCGCATGGGCTCTCCCTCCTGTACGACGCTTTCGCGAGACAGGGCATGACCCGGTCACAACTTGTCGTCGTCTTCGGCGGTGGCGTCCCCGGCGACTTGGGCGGGTTTGCGGCCGCCACATGGATGCGCGGCGTCGGCTTCGTCCAAGTCCCCACCACGCTCATCGCCCAGGTAGACTCCAGCGTGGGAGGAAAGACCGCCATTGACCTGCCCCAGGGTAAAAACCTCGTCGGCGCGTTCCACCAGCCAAAACTCGTCGTCATCGACCCCCTCACCCTGCAAACCTTACCCGAACGCGAGGAGAAAAGCGGCGCGGCGGAGGTCATCAAATATGGTGCGATCCGTTCCCTCTCCCTGTTTGAATCCCTCGGCGTGGGAGGCAAACCCGGAGACCCCGACGTCATCCACGAATGTTGCCGTGTCAAAAGCGAAATCGTGGAACGCGACGAGCGCGACTTCGGGGAACGGATGCTGCTCAACTTCGGACATACTTTCGGACACGCCATAGAGAAGGAAACCGGCTTCGAGCGATACCGCCACGGAGAAGCCGTCGCCTTCGGCATGACCCTGGCGGCGGCGATAGGGGAAAAAATGGGACTCACCGAGCCCGGCTCCGTGAACGCTCTGAGACGCGTCTTGAATTTGCACGGGCTCGACGCGGATTTAAACATTCAAGCTCAGGGGGACGGAGCACGTTCAGCCAGAAGCGACTTTACTGGCCTCCCTGAAACCCCTGGCTCCGGCGATCCCCTCGCCCTGCTCCCCGCCCTGGCGGCAGACAAAAAAAGCCTCGGCAGCGGGATACAAATGGTTTTTCTGCGCCGCATCGGCGAGGCGTTCGTGCGCCACACGACACTACCCGAACTCGAAGCGGCGTTAAAGGCCCTATGA